One window of Microtus pennsylvanicus isolate mMicPen1 chromosome X, mMicPen1.hap1, whole genome shotgun sequence genomic DNA carries:
- the Tmem35a gene encoding putative acetylcholine receptor chaperone — protein sequence MASPRTVTIVALSVALGLFFVFMGTIKLTPRLSKDAYNEMKRAYKSYVRALPVLKKLGINSIILRKSIGALEVACGIVMTLVPGRPKDVANFFLLLLVLVVLFFHQLVGDPLKRYAHALVFGILLTCRLLIARKPEERSEKKALPESAEEQPSLYEKAPQGKVKVS from the exons ATGGCATCCCCACGAACCGTAACTATCGTGGCCCTCTCTGTGGCCCTGGGACTCTTCTTTGTTTTCATGGGGACTATCAAGTTGACCCCCAGGCTCAGCAAGGATGCCTACAATGAGATG AAACGTGCATACAAGAGCTATGTCCGAGCCCTTCCTGTGCTGAAGAAACTGGGCATCAACTCCATTATCCTTCGAAAAAGTATTGGCGCTCTTGAAGTGGCCTGTGGCATCGTCATGACCCTGGTCCCTGGGCGTCCCAAAGATGTGGccaacttcttcctgctgttgcTGGTGTTGGTTGTGCTCTTCTTCCACCAGCTGGTCGGCGACCCTCTCAAACGTTATGCGCACGCTCTGGTGTTCGGCATCCTGCTCACCTGCCGCCTGCTGATTGCGCGCAAGCCGGAAGAGCGTTCTGAGAAGAAGGCCTTGCCTGAGAGTGCAGAAGAGCAGCCCTCCTTATACGAGAAGGCCCCGCAGGGCAAAGTGAAAGTGTCTTAG